The DNA sequence CCTTTTATGCGATTCATATTAGTCATGACCCCGAGGCAATTCTGGCCATCCGAGCGATTGCTCCCGCCTTGCTCTTGTTCCCTCTCATCTCGATCATGAGAGGCTACTTTCAAGGCCTGCAGTTTATGTCCCCTACGGGATTATCGCAGATTTCCGAGCAGTTTCTTCGTGTTGGAGTCGCCGTGATTCTGCCTTTATACTTATTATCGGTCGGTTTCTCGCGGGAAGTCGCGGTGGCTGGCGCCTCTTTCGGGGCGGTGGCGGGAAGTTTCGGGGCGATCGCGGTGATGATTTATTTTACTTATAAAACGAAGCAAAAGCGCGAGGAAGAACAAAGGGCACAAGCGAAATACGAAACGTTGTCGCGTAACCAAATTTACCGGAAGTTGCTGAAAACCGCCATTCCGATCAGCTTGGCTTCCACGGCGATTCCTTTCATCTACTTTATCGATTCGTCTACGGTCATTTCCTTATTAAAGCCTTCGATGGGATTCGAGGAAGCGAAAGCCACGCTTGGGATCTTAGTTGGACGTGCGCAAGCCCTGGCAGCAATCCCTCCAATTTTAGCCATTGCTCTGAGTTCGGCTGTTCTGCCCGCAGTGGCATCCGCCTACTCGAATAAGGATCTGAAGCAAGTTAGCCAGATGGGCTCGCTTTCCCTCCGGTTAACCTTGCTGACCGGTGCTCCTTTGGCCTTGTATTTGACTGCTGCGGCGTTTGCCGTGAATGGGTTTTTGTTCGGGGATATCGAAGGCTCATGGGTCGTGGCGGCGTTGTGCTTCGGGAGCATCTTTCAGATGCTGATGATGACCTCGATGGCGATCCTTCAAGGGTTGGGCAAGACGACCTTACCGATGTGGCATGTGTTTGCCGCGATTGTTGTCAAGGGATTGCTTAACATCGTGCTGGCTCCTTGGATCGGGATCTATGGCGTCATCCTCGCGACCACGATCAGCTTTTTGATCATCCTCTTTTTGAATCTGCGGGCCATCCAACAGCTGGTTCCCTTGCAGATCCTATCGGAACGATGGAGAGGATTTCTCTGGTCTTCTGTCGCTTTGGTTGCATCCGTCTGGCCCATTTATATGGGACTGGAAGCATGGATTACAATCGATTGGCCTGTGTTCGTAAGATACGGATTGATATGTCTCGCTACAGCTTTAGTCGGATTCCCTGTCTACTTTGGCTTGCTCCTGCTTCTAGGCGGAATGAATGCGGAGGACCTCTCCTTCTTGCCCGGTCGAGTGCGGAAGATTCTGGGTCGCGTGTTGAGGAAGAAGGAACAGGAGTTGGAGAAGAAAGTGAATGATTTGTAAGAAAAAAGAAAACCCTTGTAGTCTAAAGGACTACAAGGGTTTCTTCTCTATCTCTTCAAGTATTCATCGTACCCGCCAGCCATAATCACATTCGCTAGGAGTACAGGATCAACCACATTCAAGGTCTCATCCCGATTCATGTCAGCCAGCATGTGTTGAGCTGCGCTAGGTGTTTCGCGTTCCAGCACATAGTTAATTAATTCTAACCAGTCGGTCACATCCACTATGCGGGTGAAGTCCACATCACCCATGACATGTATCAGCTGTACCGATTCATTGCCTGCTTCATCCTGGGCATAAATGGTATAAGTGGTGTTCTCGGTAATATCGAAGGCCATCTCCTCTAGGATGTCAGTCCCTTTTGTTTCAAAATAAGAGGCGGATTGAATCCCTTTTTCCACTTTTAACCTTGCGATGTCCGATCCCGTTCCATCCGGAGTGACGTCCACTTGAACCGATCGCTCCGTCGCATGACCAGTGTAGGTATACGTGATTGTAGGTGCTATCTTATCGATGTCGAGCTTCACCCCACCATCAACGGAGGTAAAGTGTTCGGTCAGCTCTTGACCCCGGTTGTTCGTCATCACGTAACCATTCAGTTTTAGGTCTATCTGATATCCATCTGGCAACGTAAAAGCCGCTTTCTGGATATCAAACTCGACGTTGACCAGAATCCCCGCTTCTTCTCCAATGGTTACATTCCCCAGATTGGCCACGATTACCCGAAGATCTCCATTACTTAAGGAATGATAGTCAAAGGATCCATACACATCTTGTTGAACGGTAGAAGAGCCAATTCCTGTTAACAAGTTTCCTGCTTGAACCGTTGACAGGGATAGATATCTGCTGTCATAGCTCACATCAAATTGAAGTCCTGCTAAATCTCCTGCACTGGTTAACCGGACAGGAACCACTACCTTTTTCCCGGGCTTTCCGCTGACTTGATCCATAGTTAACGCATCGTAAACAAACAAACTTACGGTAGCCTCATTGGAATAGTCAAACCCATCATAAGCACGGTACGTAAACTGATCCGCTCCACGGAAGCCTTCGTGAGGATAATACATAAAAGATCCTGCTGCTTCGACGTAGACGGTACCATGAACGGTTTCACTGATTTTCTCGACGACAAGGTCATGCCCGTCGGCATCTTGATCATTCTTCAGAAGACCGGAAGCTTCGATCCGTAAAGGAACGTTCCAGCGGGTGTTATAGTAGTCATTCGCGGCCATTGGAGCCGCATTCGGTATGGCTGACACCACGTTGGAGTACCCTTCTCGGTCACCCCCTGTTACGACTAAACGGAAGTAATACTTCGTCCCGTTGATCAGTCCTGTGACCTTAGCCGACGTCGACCCTGAACCTAGGGCATCGGTTGTCGCCGGTGTCCAGGTTGTTCCATCCGTTGATTGTTCGAGTTCCACTTGAGTTGCATCTGTCAGTGCACTAAAAGCGAATTGTACTTCGCCATTTCCTTTAGTCGCCACCAGATCGGAAATCGGCAAAGGATTTCTCGTCACAGTAACGGTATAAGCTTTCGTCGTTCCGTCTTGCGCTGTAACTTGAATGGAGACGGAAGGATTCGGTCCAACCGACAGTGGAATATTTAGCGTATTTCTATCCGTTCCATTGATCCGCAGCGTTGCATTCGCATCTGCTGCTGTCGCTGTGACATCCACGTTCGTAACAGCATATTCGACAATTGCGTTATAGACTAATGTT is a window from the Ammoniphilus sp. CFH 90114 genome containing:
- a CDS encoding polysaccharide biosynthesis protein encodes the protein MSKNALIRGTIILTIAALITRVMGVAQRIPLQRILEDEGMATYGIAYNIYGILLIIATVGIPSALSKQIAEYHALGQFHEAQQTYQASRTFSIFAGVAAAVLLYAAAPFYAIHISHDPEAILAIRAIAPALLLFPLISIMRGYFQGLQFMSPTGLSQISEQFLRVGVAVILPLYLLSVGFSREVAVAGASFGAVAGSFGAIAVMIYFTYKTKQKREEEQRAQAKYETLSRNQIYRKLLKTAIPISLASTAIPFIYFIDSSTVISLLKPSMGFEEAKATLGILVGRAQALAAIPPILAIALSSAVLPAVASAYSNKDLKQVSQMGSLSLRLTLLTGAPLALYLTAAAFAVNGFLFGDIEGSWVVAALCFGSIFQMLMMTSMAILQGLGKTTLPMWHVFAAIVVKGLLNIVLAPWIGIYGVILATTISFLIILFLNLRAIQQLVPLQILSERWRGFLWSSVALVASVWPIYMGLEAWITIDWPVFVRYGLICLATALVGFPVYFGLLLLLGGMNAEDLSFLPGRVRKILGRVLRKKEQELEKKVNDL
- a CDS encoding cadherin-like beta sandwich domain-containing protein; the encoded protein is FDAGVLSYTASVDHAVTSVDVTATVADADATVWIDGAEATSGQASNVTLSVGENVLNVVVTAQDDTKKTYTITITRAPSSNADLSNLTLSQGTLAPAFDAGVLTYSASVGNAVTDVDVTATIADANAKLQIDGKEATSGLASNVSLNVGENLISIEVTAQDGTSKTYTVTVTRAPSSNADLSNLTLSQGTLTPAFDAGTLVYNAIVEYAVTNVDVTATAADANATLRINGTDRNTLNIPLSVGPNPSVSIQVTAQDGTTKAYTVTVTRNPLPISDLVATKGNGEVQFAFSALTDATQVELEQSTDGTTWTPATTDALGSGSTSAKVTGLINGTKYYFRLVVTGGDREGYSNVVSAIPNAAPMAANDYYNTRWNVPLRIEASGLLKNDQDADGHDLVVEKISETVHGTVYVEAAGSFMYYPHEGFRGADQFTYRAYDGFDYSNEATVSLFVYDALTMDQVSGKPGKKVVVPVRLTSAGDLAGLQFDVSYDSRYLSLSTVQAGNLLTGIGSSTVQQDVYGSFDYHSLSNGDLRVIVANLGNVTIGEEAGILVNVEFDIQKAAFTLPDGYQIDLKLNGYVMTNNRGQELTEHFTSVDGGVKLDIDKIAPTITYTYTGHATERSVQVDVTPDGTGSDIARLKVEKGIQSASYFETKGTDILEEMAFDITENTTYTIYAQDEAGNESVQLIHVMGDVDFTRIVDVTDWLELINYVLERETPSAAQHMLADMNRDETLNVVDPVLLANVIMAGGYDEYLKR